The following coding sequences are from one Prochlorococcus marinus CUG1438 window:
- a CDS encoding GNAT family N-acetyltransferase, whose amino-acid sequence MNQPIHKVEVKLSIKEISKEIWNELANEINNPFYEWTWIKNLEISKSVSRETGWQPLYFVAFKNEEILGIAPLFLKNHSYGEFIFDQSFARLAQELNLNYYPKLIGMSPYSPINGYQFLYKKNKDKKEITNLLINHIESFAIKNKILSCNFLYVDESWGSHLKSLGYHEWINSSSEWRSNGEKTFNDFLSRFNSNQRKNIKKERKSIAKQNIKVEIFDEDDINQEILKKMHNFYEQHCSRWGVWGSKYLTSTFFETLVDNKKNLLLFSASKHDSNEIFAMSMCVKNQNNLWGRYWGSQEEISNLHFELCYYQPIEWSIQNSIHLFDPGAGGKHKRRRGFFAKSTISLHKWFDKNMENIISPWLNEVNKQTEMEIDFENKSIPFK is encoded by the coding sequence ATGAACCAACCAATACATAAAGTTGAAGTCAAATTATCAATTAAGGAAATCTCCAAGGAGATTTGGAATGAATTAGCAAATGAAATTAATAATCCATTTTATGAATGGACTTGGATTAAAAACCTAGAGATATCAAAAAGCGTTTCAAGAGAAACTGGTTGGCAGCCACTATATTTTGTTGCTTTTAAAAATGAAGAGATATTAGGAATTGCCCCACTTTTTTTAAAAAATCATAGCTATGGAGAATTCATTTTTGACCAATCATTTGCAAGATTGGCTCAAGAGCTTAATTTAAATTATTACCCTAAATTAATAGGAATGAGTCCTTATAGTCCCATAAATGGATATCAATTTCTTTATAAAAAAAATAAAGACAAGAAAGAAATTACAAATTTACTTATAAACCACATCGAAAGCTTTGCGATTAAAAACAAAATTCTAAGTTGTAATTTTTTATATGTTGATGAAAGCTGGGGCAGCCATCTTAAATCTTTGGGATACCATGAATGGATAAATTCCAGCAGTGAATGGAGGAGTAATGGAGAAAAAACATTTAATGATTTTCTATCTAGATTTAACTCTAATCAGAGAAAAAATATAAAAAAAGAGAGGAAATCAATTGCTAAACAGAATATTAAAGTAGAAATTTTTGATGAAGATGATATCAACCAAGAAATCCTCAAAAAAATGCATAATTTTTATGAACAGCATTGTTCGAGGTGGGGAGTTTGGGGAAGTAAATATCTAACATCTACATTTTTCGAAACACTGGTTGATAATAAAAAAAATCTTTTACTTTTTAGTGCATCAAAACATGATTCAAATGAAATTTTTGCTATGTCAATGTGCGTTAAAAATCAAAACAACTTATGGGGTAGATATTGGGGTAGTCAAGAAGAAATATCTAATTTACATTTTGAATTATGCTATTACCAGCCAATTGAATGGTCAATACAAAATAGTATCCATTTGTTTGATCCTGGAGCGGGTGGTAAACATAAAAGACGGAGGGGTTTTTTTGCAAAAAGCACCATTAGCTTGCATAAGTGGTTTGACAAAAATATGGAAAATATAATTAGTCCTTGGCTAAATGAAGTTAATAAACAAACTGAAATGGAAATTGATTTTGAAAATAAATCTATACCCTTTAAATAA
- a CDS encoding TolC family protein, which translates to MFRRVINPILFLPLALCMNSFSVLSSETKDSIDNVLEEKPNKTFISYQEIEKIILNNQELRSLQNLVNSASFSLSSQIAKRYPSLDFQANGLPKYVAGKKYSRNSSTLKTSQFSANPSLNIQWDLIDPPRGSEISISKTNYKISENNYEIKKKDLIQEARVRYHKYQKSNKDIENKKFTLDLSITSLDNAKAKLDAGIGTKFEVLEAEAQLSRDKQSLNEKKIEHAINKISLKEILNIKGDFEINKEQNLTGFWNHKLNKNINEGLNKNLSLKNLLLQKSIKENQAKSFLSKNKPKIYISNTFASTFSKGDALNTNIDSEKSESNYTNTISLNFAWNLFNGGQNKKSYNSKLADAAAEEYAYKNLKNILNTNISKAYLNLRLNENKIISSLKEIESSTESVRLARLRYDVGISTLKDVLVRQSELSNAKSKNIDAIYNYNLNLDELERLTFLEISKNCLVNNNNKINDEDSICNIQR; encoded by the coding sequence ATGTTTAGAAGAGTAATAAATCCTATCTTATTCTTGCCACTTGCTCTATGTATGAACTCTTTCAGTGTACTTTCGAGCGAAACAAAAGACTCTATAGATAATGTTTTAGAAGAAAAGCCAAATAAAACTTTTATTAGTTATCAAGAGATAGAAAAAATTATCCTGAATAATCAGGAGTTAAGATCGTTACAAAATTTAGTTAACTCAGCAAGCTTTAGTCTTTCAAGTCAAATTGCCAAAAGATACCCATCCTTAGATTTTCAAGCCAATGGTTTGCCAAAATATGTAGCAGGTAAAAAGTACAGTAGAAATTCATCAACTTTAAAAACATCACAATTTTCAGCTAATCCTTCCCTTAATATTCAATGGGATTTAATAGACCCGCCAAGAGGTTCTGAAATTTCAATTTCCAAGACAAATTATAAAATTTCTGAAAATAATTATGAGATTAAGAAAAAAGATTTAATTCAAGAAGCAAGAGTTAGGTATCATAAATACCAAAAGTCAAATAAAGATATCGAGAATAAAAAATTTACACTTGATTTATCAATTACAAGTTTAGATAATGCTAAAGCAAAATTAGATGCTGGAATTGGTACGAAATTTGAAGTTCTTGAAGCAGAAGCTCAATTATCTCGAGATAAACAATCCCTTAATGAAAAGAAAATTGAACATGCAATCAACAAAATTTCCCTTAAAGAAATTCTTAATATAAAGGGAGATTTCGAAATTAATAAGGAGCAAAATCTAACCGGTTTCTGGAATCATAAATTGAATAAGAACATTAATGAAGGTTTAAATAAAAATCTTTCTTTAAAAAACCTACTCCTCCAAAAATCTATTAAAGAGAACCAGGCAAAAAGTTTTTTATCTAAAAATAAACCAAAGATTTATATCAGCAATACATTCGCTAGTACATTTTCCAAAGGTGACGCTTTAAACACAAATATTGACTCTGAAAAATCGGAATCTAACTATACAAATACAATAAGTCTGAATTTTGCATGGAATCTTTTTAATGGAGGACAGAATAAGAAATCTTATAATTCAAAATTGGCAGATGCAGCAGCTGAAGAGTATGCATATAAGAATCTCAAAAATATTCTGAACACAAATATTAGTAAAGCCTATTTGAATCTTAGATTGAACGAAAACAAAATAATTTCTTCGCTTAAAGAAATCGAATCTAGTACAGAGTCTGTAAGGCTAGCTAGACTTAGATATGATGTTGGAATATCGACACTTAAAGATGTACTTGTAAGACAAAGTGAACTTAGTAATGCAAAGTCAAAAAATATAGATGCTATTTATAATTACAACTTAAATTTAGATGAATTAGAAAGATTAACTTTTCTTGAAATAAGCAAAAATTGTTTGGTTAACAATAATAATAAAATAAATGATGAGGATTCGATTTGCAATATACAAAGATGA
- a CDS encoding vitamin K epoxide reductase family protein: MALKTLNRRNIKDLKWPKIIIAILSTIGIVDTGSITLKNWGLFNSLSCPGIQNGCETVLNSPWGTLFANNQVNIPLSLAGFITYLSILVITIILSLNLISPKEKLNKFLWWLVFLISCASATFSFLLINIMFFKIQAYCFFCILSAILSFSIFIISMMGAKFESREPMIFRGFIVAISVLLGGLIWSTNVDPSNAIDVAIPTKNVSPIITTSSSPQKVKFAKFLSENNIVMYSAYWCPHCHDQKQLFGKQAVKELKVVECAKDGKNNDYELCQTKGISGFPSWEINGEIISGTRALNELAIKTNYQGDSNF, from the coding sequence ATGGCCCTTAAAACTTTAAACAGAAGAAATATAAAAGATCTGAAATGGCCAAAAATTATAATTGCAATTCTTAGCACTATAGGCATAGTGGACACAGGTTCGATTACTTTAAAAAACTGGGGATTATTTAATTCGCTTTCATGCCCAGGGATACAAAACGGTTGTGAAACAGTATTAAATAGTCCTTGGGGTACTTTATTTGCAAATAATCAAGTTAATATACCTCTCTCATTAGCAGGATTTATAACGTATTTATCAATATTAGTTATCACAATAATACTTTCGCTTAATTTAATTTCCCCCAAAGAAAAACTAAATAAGTTTTTATGGTGGTTAGTATTTCTAATATCTTGTGCGTCAGCTACATTTAGTTTTTTATTAATCAATATAATGTTTTTTAAGATTCAAGCATATTGCTTTTTCTGTATACTTTCAGCAATTTTATCTTTTTCTATCTTTATAATTTCTATGATGGGAGCAAAGTTCGAAAGTAGAGAACCTATGATTTTTAGAGGTTTCATTGTAGCCATTAGTGTCCTACTGGGAGGACTAATTTGGTCAACTAACGTAGACCCTTCTAACGCTATTGATGTTGCAATCCCCACTAAAAATGTATCACCAATAATTACCACTTCAAGCTCTCCCCAGAAGGTAAAATTTGCAAAATTTTTAAGTGAAAATAATATTGTTATGTATAGTGCATACTGGTGCCCGCATTGCCACGATCAGAAACAATTATTTGGTAAGCAGGCAGTTAAAGAATTAAAGGTAGTTGAATGTGCTAAAGATGGTAAAAATAATGATTATGAGCTATGCCAAACGAAAGGAATCAGTGGATTTCCTTCTTGGGAAATAAATGGAGAAATCATTAGTGGTACTCGTGCCTTGAATGAATTAGCTATAAAAACAAACTATCAAGGAGATTCTAATTTTTAA
- a CDS encoding inositol monophosphatase family protein — MNQPNLTNKQLSELDSLFESVSQRQIRDFGNISASNKADGSLITSCDLWSDKTIVDGLSSIAPDEGVLSEEGGKCIPNTKAYWVVDPLDGTTNFAAGIPYWSISVARFIDGRPQSSFLIIPTLKKKFVSIKGKGVWLNNQKINPNQNNHQSECISLCSRSIKILQKRPDSVFPGKIRLLGVSSLNLTSVAMGQTYGAIESTPKIWDIAAAWLLLEELHCSIDWLETNPLNLVSGQDLSDVNFPLIACKSIEKIDILKPWGNLLLEK; from the coding sequence ATGAATCAACCAAATTTAACTAATAAGCAATTAAGCGAATTAGATTCTTTATTCGAATCAGTTAGTCAACGTCAGATAAGAGATTTTGGAAACATAAGTGCAAGCAATAAAGCAGATGGTTCATTAATAACAAGTTGTGATTTATGGAGTGATAAAACAATAGTAGATGGTCTATCTTCAATTGCTCCAGATGAGGGAGTCCTTAGTGAAGAAGGGGGGAAATGCATTCCTAATACAAAAGCATATTGGGTAGTTGATCCACTTGATGGGACAACTAATTTTGCTGCAGGTATTCCATATTGGTCTATATCAGTTGCAAGGTTCATAGATGGTAGACCTCAATCTTCTTTTTTAATAATCCCTACATTGAAAAAAAAGTTTGTATCCATTAAAGGGAAAGGTGTTTGGTTAAATAACCAGAAAATAAATCCTAATCAAAATAATCACCAAAGTGAATGTATTTCTTTATGTAGTAGATCTATAAAAATTTTACAAAAAAGACCAGACTCAGTATTTCCTGGCAAAATAAGACTTCTAGGTGTATCGAGTTTAAATTTAACGAGTGTAGCGATGGGACAAACCTACGGAGCGATAGAATCAACCCCAAAAATATGGGATATTGCAGCAGCATGGCTTTTATTAGAAGAACTTCATTGTTCAATAGATTGGTTAGAAACAAATCCATTAAATTTAGTTTCAGGTCAAGACTTGAGCGATGTTAATTTTCCATTGATTGCCTGTAAATCAATTGAAAAAATTGATATTTTAAAGCCATGGGGCAATTTATTATTGGAGAAATAG
- a CDS encoding DUF3120 domain-containing protein — translation MKELLTKNLEVKDKFNYELHKKVDSYESTFLSRPISLRLWSSFFVILPIFIQAPWVRFEPISALCFTFIILLGSFILNRKGTNKWFIVSSLLLGVSGSWLGGCLFWGWLSPFPILHIPVEAVVLPLAVIGLGTNWKIGSSFYLSSLFGTAVTDITIFLIGIMDQWREVITADAETAPQILQNTSENLINIKSLSIIVFVGLILWFISKEIFDSATINTTSGKALLVSSYVIQTTLIVDGIFISLAILQPTFSGLV, via the coding sequence TTGAAAGAATTACTTACGAAAAATTTAGAAGTGAAAGATAAATTTAACTATGAATTGCATAAGAAAGTTGATTCATACGAGAGTACTTTTTTATCCAGGCCAATTTCTTTAAGATTATGGTCTTCTTTTTTTGTGATTTTACCTATATTTATCCAAGCCCCTTGGGTCAGATTTGAACCAATTAGTGCTCTTTGTTTTACTTTTATTATTCTCTTAGGGTCCTTTATTCTTAATCGGAAAGGAACAAATAAATGGTTTATTGTAAGTTCATTGTTACTTGGCGTATCAGGGAGTTGGCTTGGTGGATGTTTGTTCTGGGGATGGTTAAGTCCATTCCCAATTTTGCACATTCCTGTTGAAGCTGTTGTTCTCCCTTTAGCTGTAATTGGACTTGGAACTAATTGGAAAATTGGTTCTAGTTTTTATCTCTCATCTCTATTTGGAACTGCAGTTACTGACATTACAATATTTTTAATCGGAATAATGGATCAATGGAGGGAGGTCATTACAGCAGATGCTGAAACAGCACCGCAAATTCTTCAAAATACATCTGAGAATCTTATCAATATAAAATCATTATCTATTATTGTTTTTGTTGGACTTATATTATGGTTTATTTCAAAAGAAATTTTTGATTCTGCGACTATTAATACTACTAGTGGTAAGGCACTCTTGGTTTCTAGTTATGTAATTCAAACGACACTAATAGTTGATGGTATTTTTATTTCTTTAGCAATTCTTCAACCAACTTTTAGCGGACTGGTTTAA
- the nadB gene encoding L-aspartate oxidase, whose amino-acid sequence MLRPPFSQEPIPINDWDVIVIGAGAAGLMTSLELPTNLKVLLLNRNTSKVSSSRWAQGGIASVIRQDDSFDLHANDTLKAGDGLCDFQAVEMLVKEAPGCVDRLQNLGMIFDQSFDQLATTLEAAHSRRRVLHVKDRTGRALVEVLEDHVENKKNILHCRGVRVTELLIDEEECKGVQVLDGANLYWIQSRAVVLATGGGGHLFTNTTNPAQSSGEGIALAWQAGAAIEDLEFVQFHPTALKFYGAPCFLISEALRGEGAILVDKNGESPVKNLKNRDLATRDQVSRAIMKNMYENKVDHVGLDLRYIDPEKIVERFPTILSRCQDYGVNPLNEVIPVAPAAHYWMGGVKTDLNASTTRKGLYAVGEVASTGVHGANRLASNSLMECLVFARKMSSIVLNDPPKLVKFDRSPQEFYSQAPKEDQISKIAEKIDELRKLCWLNLGVSRNKANMTEFLNFIQDDIDTLHKNALLCNLEKIKFDQKIKFSERNRRVLNLLLDLKNRQITTITLLKACLFREESRGGHYRDDFPDKDKNWECHTRQQLDQKIQKRFIKN is encoded by the coding sequence ATGCTTAGGCCTCCATTTTCGCAAGAACCGATACCAATAAATGATTGGGATGTAATAGTTATAGGTGCTGGAGCTGCAGGACTTATGACTTCCCTTGAGTTGCCAACAAATTTAAAAGTGCTTCTTTTAAATAGAAACACTAGCAAGGTATCTTCTAGTAGATGGGCGCAAGGAGGAATAGCATCTGTTATTAGGCAAGATGATTCATTCGATCTTCATGCTAATGATACTTTAAAAGCAGGGGATGGGCTGTGTGATTTTCAGGCTGTAGAAATGCTTGTTAAGGAAGCTCCAGGTTGTGTGGATAGATTGCAGAATTTAGGCATGATTTTTGATCAAAGTTTTGATCAACTAGCTACTACCTTAGAAGCTGCTCATTCTAGAAGAAGAGTTTTGCATGTAAAAGATCGTACTGGAAGAGCATTAGTTGAAGTGTTAGAAGATCATGTTGAAAATAAAAAAAATATTCTCCACTGTAGAGGTGTAAGAGTAACTGAACTACTTATTGATGAGGAAGAATGTAAAGGAGTTCAGGTTCTCGATGGAGCAAATTTATACTGGATTCAATCGAGAGCTGTTGTTTTAGCTACGGGTGGAGGTGGCCATTTGTTTACTAATACAACTAATCCTGCTCAATCTTCAGGAGAAGGAATCGCTCTAGCATGGCAAGCCGGAGCTGCTATTGAAGATTTAGAGTTTGTTCAATTTCATCCAACTGCTTTAAAATTTTATGGAGCACCTTGTTTCTTAATATCTGAGGCACTTAGAGGAGAAGGGGCTATTTTAGTTGATAAAAATGGCGAAAGTCCAGTCAAAAATCTTAAAAATCGAGATTTAGCTACTAGAGACCAAGTAAGTAGAGCAATTATGAAGAATATGTATGAAAATAAAGTTGATCATGTTGGCTTAGATCTTAGATATATTGATCCAGAAAAAATTGTAGAAAGATTTCCCACTATCTTAAGTAGATGTCAGGATTATGGAGTTAATCCCTTAAATGAGGTTATTCCTGTTGCTCCTGCAGCTCACTATTGGATGGGAGGTGTTAAAACTGATTTAAATGCATCTACTACAAGAAAAGGATTATATGCTGTAGGAGAAGTTGCCTCAACTGGCGTTCATGGTGCTAATAGATTGGCAAGTAATTCGCTAATGGAATGCTTAGTTTTTGCGAGAAAAATGTCTTCAATTGTTTTGAATGATCCTCCTAAATTAGTAAAATTTGATAGATCACCCCAAGAATTTTATAGTCAAGCTCCGAAAGAGGATCAAATTTCTAAGATTGCTGAAAAAATTGATGAATTAAGAAAACTATGTTGGTTAAATTTAGGCGTATCTCGAAATAAGGCAAATATGACTGAATTTCTAAATTTTATTCAAGATGATATCGATACATTACATAAAAATGCTTTATTATGTAATCTTGAAAAAATAAAATTTGATCAAAAAATCAAATTTAGTGAACGCAATAGAAGAGTATTGAATCTTTTACTTGACTTAAAGAATAGACAAATAACAACTATAACTTTATTAAAAGCTTGTTTATTTAGAGAAGAGAGTAGAGGAGGGCATTATAGAGATGATTTTCCAGATAAAGATAAAAATTGGGAATGTCATACTAGACAACAGTTAGATCAAAAAATTCAAAAAAGATTTATTAAAAATTAG
- the rimO gene encoding 30S ribosomal protein S12 methylthiotransferase RimO, with product MKQNSLNVKEKRQSKIAFTHVGCEKNLVDTEHMQGLLDKEGYTVDSNINDANVVVVNTCSFIETAREESIRKILEYTNQGKEVIVAGCMAQHFKDELLKEIPEIKGLVGTGDYQKIAKVLDRVEKGEIVNEVSKIPEFIADEEMPRFVDKNKFVAYLRIAEGCNYNCAFCIIPKLRGPQRSRTIESIVSEAKSLANQGIQEIILISQITTNYGQDIYGKPSLAKLLNELSNVPIPWIRIHYAYPTGLTDEVIKAFKDSKNIVPYFDLPLQHSHPDVLKSMNRPWQASLNESILEKIREEIPSAVLRTSLIVGFPGEKKEHFEHLLKFLDRHKFDHVGVFIFSPEEGTAAFDLPNKVSPEVAEARKDNIISVQQNISKEKNQSYVGSKMKILVEKISENNELIGRSYNFAPEVDGNVILSVNANNALKNYIGKFVEANICFADEYDLYGETIKISSSLN from the coding sequence GTGAAACAAAATAGTCTTAATGTAAAAGAAAAAAGACAATCTAAGATTGCATTCACTCATGTTGGTTGCGAGAAAAATCTCGTTGATACTGAACATATGCAAGGCTTATTAGATAAAGAAGGTTATACAGTTGACAGCAATATAAATGATGCAAATGTTGTTGTTGTAAATACTTGCAGTTTTATTGAAACAGCTAGAGAAGAATCTATTAGAAAAATTCTGGAATATACAAATCAAGGAAAGGAAGTAATAGTTGCTGGCTGTATGGCTCAGCATTTTAAAGATGAACTTCTAAAAGAAATTCCTGAAATAAAAGGTTTGGTGGGAACAGGAGATTATCAAAAGATAGCCAAGGTTTTAGACAGAGTAGAAAAAGGTGAAATTGTTAATGAAGTTTCAAAAATTCCGGAATTTATTGCAGATGAGGAAATGCCTCGTTTTGTAGATAAAAACAAATTTGTTGCTTATCTTCGTATTGCTGAAGGTTGCAACTATAATTGCGCTTTTTGTATTATTCCTAAGTTGAGAGGTCCACAAAGAAGTAGAACAATAGAATCTATAGTTTCAGAAGCTAAAAGTCTTGCAAACCAGGGTATTCAGGAAATCATATTAATTAGTCAAATCACAACTAATTATGGTCAAGATATTTATGGTAAACCATCATTAGCTAAACTTTTGAATGAGCTTTCTAATGTTCCAATTCCTTGGATAAGGATTCATTATGCTTATCCAACGGGTTTGACTGATGAAGTTATTAAAGCTTTCAAAGATTCAAAGAATATTGTCCCTTACTTTGATTTGCCACTTCAGCATAGTCATCCAGATGTGTTGAAGAGTATGAATAGACCTTGGCAGGCTTCTTTGAATGAATCAATTTTAGAGAAAATTAGAGAGGAAATCCCATCTGCTGTATTAAGAACTAGCCTCATTGTTGGTTTTCCAGGCGAAAAAAAAGAACATTTTGAACATCTTCTCAAATTTTTGGATAGGCACAAATTTGATCATGTGGGAGTGTTTATTTTTTCTCCTGAGGAAGGAACTGCAGCTTTTGATTTACCAAATAAAGTATCCCCAGAGGTTGCAGAGGCAAGAAAAGATAACATTATTTCAGTTCAACAAAATATTTCTAAAGAAAAAAATCAGTCATATGTTGGTTCAAAAATGAAGATTTTGGTAGAAAAAATATCAGAGAATAACGAATTAATAGGTCGATCTTACAATTTCGCGCCTGAAGTTGACGGAAATGTGATTTTATCTGTTAATGCTAATAATGCCTTGAAAAATTATATTGGTAAATTTGTTGAAGCAAATATTTGTTTTGCTGATGAATATGATTTGTATGGAGAAACTATTAAAATTTCTAGTAGTTTAAATTAA
- a CDS encoding DUF4346 domain-containing protein, producing MDSSQSLDEKIKIDNSLSNRYIDLDPNGYFIIKVDLEENKIILEHFLNNINDDGYALDPETNEPIKCDSQNKRVCNEVFEGISAKQLGILITEERNDLITRFDHALYLGRELQKAEECLYKKLPYIQD from the coding sequence ATGGATTCAAGTCAAAGTTTAGATGAAAAAATAAAGATTGATAATAGTCTATCCAATCGATATATAGACTTAGATCCAAACGGTTATTTCATTATAAAAGTAGATTTAGAAGAAAATAAAATAATTTTAGAGCACTTTCTAAATAATATTAATGATGACGGATATGCGCTTGACCCAGAAACAAATGAACCAATTAAATGCGACTCTCAAAATAAAAGAGTTTGTAATGAAGTTTTTGAAGGAATTAGTGCGAAACAACTTGGAATATTGATTACTGAAGAAAGAAATGACTTAATAACTAGATTCGATCATGCTCTATATTTAGGCCGTGAACTACAAAAAGCAGAAGAATGTTTATACAAAAAATTACCGTATATCCAAGATTAA
- a CDS encoding TIGR03279 family radical SAM protein: MWQEINYNADSKDNLVPNITYKINPAEIDSIEENSIAQEIGFESGDSIISINGKKPRDLIDYQILINDEILEISVLDKNHEIHDISIEKDQDANLGINFKDALFDSIKQCNNKCPFCFIDQQPSGKRKSLYVKDDDYRLSFLYGSYLTLTNLKKEDWERISSQKLSPLFISVHATDPATREKLLKNKKAGLILDQIAWFERNSIQIHAQIVVCPDINDGKILEKSIFELAKFYKKNSQTVLSVAIVPVGLTKFRPENDGLKSIKSEYAIKMIKQVEKIQASLQISLGTRFCWLADEWYLIAGINLPSYKTYENMPQESNGVGSIRSFLKILSAKTKNLPKKVKQPKKVSWIVGKLVYEALIPIVEKLNLIDGLKINLYGLPSIYWGQEQVVTGLLTGEDLIYGLKNKDLGESIYIPSIMLKLNSDLFLDDKNIKEVEDQLKTKIHVLDESNDIIRTLIG, translated from the coding sequence GTGTGGCAAGAAATTAATTACAATGCAGATTCTAAGGATAATTTAGTTCCCAATATTACTTATAAAATTAATCCTGCAGAAATTGATAGTATTGAAGAAAATTCTATTGCTCAAGAAATAGGGTTTGAATCAGGTGATTCCATTATTAGCATCAATGGTAAAAAACCAAGAGATTTAATTGATTATCAGATTCTCATTAATGATGAAATATTAGAAATATCAGTCTTAGATAAAAACCATGAAATTCATGATATTAGTATTGAAAAAGATCAAGACGCCAATTTAGGTATTAATTTTAAAGATGCGTTATTTGATTCCATCAAGCAATGCAATAATAAATGTCCATTTTGTTTCATAGATCAACAGCCAAGTGGTAAAAGAAAAAGTCTTTACGTAAAAGATGATGATTATAGATTAAGTTTTCTATATGGATCGTATTTAACTCTCACAAATTTAAAAAAAGAAGACTGGGAAAGAATTTCTTCTCAAAAACTATCCCCACTGTTTATCTCTGTTCATGCAACTGACCCTGCTACTCGAGAAAAATTGTTAAAAAATAAAAAAGCTGGGTTAATTCTTGATCAAATTGCCTGGTTTGAGAGAAACTCTATTCAAATACACGCTCAGATTGTCGTATGTCCAGATATAAATGACGGTAAGATTCTCGAAAAATCAATTTTTGAACTTGCTAAATTTTATAAAAAAAACTCTCAAACTGTACTTTCAGTCGCGATAGTTCCAGTAGGGCTTACAAAATTTAGACCAGAAAATGATGGATTGAAATCAATAAAATCAGAATATGCAATAAAAATGATTAAACAAGTAGAGAAAATTCAAGCCTCTCTACAAATTAGTCTTGGAACTCGTTTTTGTTGGCTTGCAGACGAGTGGTATCTAATAGCAGGTATCAACTTACCTAGTTATAAAACTTACGAAAATATGCCACAAGAATCTAATGGAGTAGGTTCAATTAGAAGTTTTCTCAAAATATTAAGTGCAAAGACTAAAAACCTGCCAAAAAAAGTAAAACAGCCCAAAAAAGTTAGCTGGATTGTTGGTAAATTAGTTTATGAAGCTCTTATTCCCATAGTTGAAAAATTAAACCTAATTGATGGATTAAAAATTAATTTATACGGTTTACCAAGTATTTATTGGGGGCAAGAACAAGTTGTAACAGGGCTTTTAACTGGAGAAGATTTAATTTACGGCCTAAAAAATAAGGATTTAGGAGAATCAATTTATATTCCATCTATCATGTTAAAACTTAATAGTGATTTATTTTTAGATGATAAAAACATTAAAGAAGTAGAAGATCAATTAAAGACCAAAATTCACGTTCTTGATGAGTCGAATGATATTATAAGAACTCTAATTGGATAA